The sequence CAAATCTCGAAAAGCTTCAGGCAAAGGCTTTAGTAAGAAAACCAATAAAATTCCAGTTACTGCTTAATTAAAGATTATTGATTTAAATTAAGCAGCATTTGGAACTGTTGGGTGTTAAATGGTCACAGCTAACTGTAAAGCTCCTCTGACTTTATCAATCATAGTTTCCACATCTTGAGGTATTTCGTTACCTCTCCAAGCGACGTGTCCATCTGGTCTAACCAAGACAAAAGCACGTTCGTAAAGTTTGGCGATGTCAGGATTATTGATTTGATGAGTTGTTAAGGGAATTTGTTTTTTGTCACAGATTTTCGTTAATTCTTCAATTTGAGAAGTTGGTTCTGAATGAAAGCACATTAACGTAAAACCATGACCGAATAAATCCAAAGTTGATAATTTTTCGTTTAGCCAAGCATGAGGTGCGCGGCAACCGGGATAGCTGCTTTGCGTCCATTCGTGGTTATTTTCGTCGGGTGGTATTCCGTCGGGAATGACGATTGGGGATTGATAACGTAAACCAAGGTGAATTCCAGGAGCATCAAATTCTTTTTTAACTCCACTTTTTTCCATACCTTCAGCCATTTGTTTGCGAATTGCTTCACCTTTAGGAGAATTACTGGCAATTTCGGGAGGAATACCGCGTTTTTGAGTTCGTTTTAAATTAGCATTTGCAGCTTCGAGGTTCTGTACCGCTATCGGACGACGTTCGGTTTCGTAGGTGTCGAGTAAATTTTCTCCTCCCCAACCTTTAATAGTAGCCGCGAGTTTCCAACCCAAATCAACAGCGTCACCGATGCCGGTATTCATACCAAAGCCACCGGATGGGGAAAGAGTATGAGCGCAATCACCAATAAAGAAAATGTTGCCTTTACGAAAATGCTTGGCGACTCGGTGAGTTAAACGCCAGGGAAGGTTTGAAACTATTTCTACAGGGGTATCTATAGAAATAGCTGCTTTAATTGCTTCGTAAGCATCGTGAATTTCGCCATTTTCTTTAGGTTTGAGAATTAAACGGTATTGTCCTTTGCCATCAACTGCTCGTAAAGGTTCTTGGATTGTAGGATTTACTAAAAAGAAAACCATAGCATTCTTGTCACCCAATTGTGATGCTAATTCGGGGGCTTGGAAAACAACGCTTTGAAAGGTTTGGGTATCGTGATATTGAATTGCTTCAACACCGCATTGTTTGCGGATTTGAGCGCGAGCGCCATCCGCTGCCACCATGTATTTAGCTTCAATGGTTTCGGTGTTTCCAGTTTCTAAATTCTTGATGCTCGCAACTATTCCGCTATCGGATTGGTGGAAATTTTCTAATTCGGAATTAAGTTTGACGTTTCCTTGGGGGTATATTCCTAAGAAATTGAGAAATTCGGGAGCAAACCAATGTTGGGGACATACCTGTTCCGTTTCCGGAGCATATTTAGGTAAAGTGCGTTCGGCATAGGAAGGTAAATTAACGCGGAAGATTTCATGTTCTCCGACAGAAGTTACCCAAGCAACATCTAAAGTATGGTTTTTATTCCAGCCAGCATTTCTAATATTTTCGGAAATACCCCAACGACGGCAGAATTCCATCGAACGATATCCTACAGTACTTACTTTTGGATCGCGAACAACTCCATCGGTTTTTTCAATGACAATGCAATCAATACCTTGGTAGCGTAATTCGGCTGCCATTGACATTCCGACAGGACCGCCGCCGATGATTAATACTTCTGTTTTTATTTTCATGGTAATTGAGGGAGAAAGAGAAAATTGAATAATGACTCTGCGTACCTTTGCGTTTTACTTTGCGCTCCTTTGCGTTAAAAAAAATAAATAACTCCTCACTTCTGCTTACTCCTTAATTCCTCGAAGAAATTACAATAAAAATCAAACATTTCCGAAACAGCTTCGGGAATCACTTCACATTGATAAGAACGTTTTGCTAGAATCTCGAATTTATTTGCAATAGTTTGATAAGCAATTTTTGAATCGGGTATATATTCCGGTGTTGGTATTTCAAAGGAAGGTCCTGCTGTTTTACCGCGTTTCCCGGATGGTAAAGTCATTAATAGTTCTCCCAAGGGACGCATCATTCCTGTCATAATATCGATGCTGGCGTTCATTAATTTGGAACGTCTTAAGCTTCCTTGGGGATTTGCATTGAAATGTTGAACCATTAATTGCATCATTAGGAAGTAGCTTTCGTTGAATATTTCCATTACCATTCTGGTTTGAGGAACTGTGACAACGTTGGAATTATGGTCTTGATAAGAAACGCTGGGATTTCTTAAAGATGGGTAGGAAGGATTCCAGGTTTTTACTATTCCGTTCCGGGATTGATTTTTATTATTAACGCAAATTTGTTCTTGGGAAAGAGCGTCTGCTAATTGACGGAATTTTTGATAATGGGATTTAGCAAAGGTTTCGCTTTGGGTTTGGCTTCCTTCTCCATGTTCTACAATTACATCTACTGCAAACAATGCGCTTTTAACGTCATAAACCTGCATTTGATAATCTGGGTGTTTTTGATTGAGATTATCCCGCATGAATAAACGGTGTTCCCCACCAACTTTATTTTTATCAACTGTAAATAAGTCAGGAATATTTTCTAATCCGTCGCGGATTTGACCGTATAATTCACTCAAGGAACCATATGTGTGTAACTGTTCCGATGTTGGAATAGTTTCTTCAACAAGGGTTTCATTAAGAAAATCTGGCATTTCCAACCGCATAAAATACTGTAGGGATAATGCGTTTAATGGTTCTAAAGCAAAGTCGATATCTATAGGAAATTTGGCGTTAAGTTGTTTGAAATCGGGAACTGCGGGATAGAATGGTTCGCCAATTGCCATTAATATATTGTTGACGAGGAGAAAATGAATCATTTCCTCGCGGGCAATTTCCATTAATACTCCCCGCATTCCATAATTATCAACTTCTTTGTTATCGCCACAAGCCAAATGTAATTGTTCTTCTGTCCACAATCCGCGACGAACGTATTCTTCCCCGGTGACGTAATTGGGAACGGAATATCCGGCGTAAATATATTGCAGCATTACAGCAACTTCTAATTCTGCTGCTTGTTTTAATGCTTTAATTAATTCAACATTCGTTTTAATTTGATATTTATCTTGATATTTATCTTGATATTGCTGTGGTTGTAACTGTGACCTTGGCGGAATATAACCAATTTGCTGTTGATTTTGCAGAAACTTGAGTAAAAGCTTTGATTGAGATTCGGACATATCTCTTGTAGGAGGCATATAGTAAGTTTTATGTTTATTTTTGGGGTCGGACATCTGCCACATTAAACGAGCGTAGGTAGCAACTTTGCATTTATCAGCCAAGCTGAAAACTTCCGCTTTCATAAACGAGAAGCTGGCTTCGTAGAAAGATAAAACTTTTTCGTAAATTAAATTAAAATCTACATCTTCTTGGGGAATATCATCCAAGTGCCAATCATCACCCATGACTCTGACAGCGCAGAAGCCGGAAGTATTCCAAAAACCTAGTTTATTATCGTTGTCGTAAGTGATTTCCGCTTCATCTAAGTTATCGTAGCCACGAGGAATTTCATTTAAAGAACTAGAAATCAATATTTTACAAGTTCCCGCTTTGGCACCTCTTAAAGTAAACCAACCTCTTCCTTGTTTATTAGTAGAAATTTCACAGCTTGAATTAAAATCTCCTTTCTCTTCTTGTAATCCAGGTTTTAATTCAACGATTTGTAATTCGGAATTTTTAGGATAATGAAAACAACCTTCTTCCTTTGAAAATTGGTAGCGTAATTGAGGAAAAGCTCTGGGATTATAAAATTGATTTATGTATACTGACTGTACCGATTGCGGAACACCTCTAACAAAAGAGCGGACTTCGATTTCAACAGCATTATCTTCCCCTTTACTAAAATTGGGAAATTCAACAAATAAACAAGCGTCGTCAACTTGAAGATTAATTTCCTTCTCCTTAACTAAAACCCTTCTTTCACCAGCAACCGTTCCGATAATGCACAAACCTTGATTTTCAACATCTTCTCGTAAATCTTCCCAGCGATCGCAATAACTTATATCAACCAAACCACTAGTTAAATCATGAGCTTCCTTGTTATATTGCTCTGGCTTAATTACTCCAACCAAACGATTACTATCAACAGTACGAATTTCTAAATCTCCCAAATCCAACTTTGAAAAAATCTTGTGAATTCCAGCTTCGGCATCAGGCGATCGCCCTACATTAGGAATCGCTGTAATCATATTGAGACTTACACCTTGGGGATTTAACTTCAAAGTTAAATTACTCATACTTCCCCCTGTCTTGAAAAGTTGCTCTACTTGGGGAGACCCCAAGACCGCACTTTTCGCTGCTCCCTGCTCCCTGCTCCCTGCCTTTATTAATAACCTTCCACTGGGATAACTCTTTAATTCATCCTTACACCATAAACCAATAGTTCCATGTAATTCCCAGAAAGAAGGTGCATCAGGTTGAACTGGTGCGGACATATTGCTGATACTAAACTGCACCACCAAACCCAAAACATCTTCTCGCTGCATCGCTTCCTTTAATAAAGAAACCGTTGGCGATATATTTACCTCATCATTCCAAAGAAAATCTTCCTCACCCTTGGAAATAGCAAACTGATAAACAGCAGCTTTACCAAATTCGTGATTTAAAATATGCTCCGGTAAATCGCGAATATAATCAAAATCTTGCCAGCGAGCTAGCTGATAACCCTGTATCGGAGCAGTTACCATATAAGGAACTTGATTGGAATCACCCAACCTACCAAAAGCTAACTGTCCCAACATAATTGTATTAGTCCAATTAGAAGCAGGGTCGCATTCAAATATCCTCGCTCTATTAAAACTTGTTTTGACGTACTCGTTATAATGACCCCAAAAATCTACACTTCTGCCAATAACCGGGTCATTTTCATCAACTTTGCCAAACTCTCGCTGAGTACTAATAATTTGAGCATCAATTGAAAAATGACCGTTGCCGCCAAAATTCCATCCCATTGCCATACTAAAAGGGCCGTTTTCATCTAACTTCCCTTCACTGTTGAATTTTGGCCCTTTATTATAAAGATATTCGTGATATTCCGAAGCTGAATGATTTTCCTTGTACGGAACACCATTCATATAACAAGTGTTGTCGCTCAGGTCGATTAAACCATTTTTATATCCCGTCGGAGCGTGAATTCTGGCTTTACCTTGGAAATGCAATCGAGGAAAATCTAAAACGCTCATAATAAAGTTCTATATAGCAATTCATGTCCTGTTGTTATATAGAGGTGAGCAGAAGAGGATTATGCAGTTAAAGGGATAAATACTTATTTT comes from Rivularia sp. PCC 7116 and encodes:
- a CDS encoding FAD-dependent monooxygenase yields the protein MKIKTEVLIIGGGPVGMSMAAELRYQGIDCIVIEKTDGVVRDPKVSTVGYRSMEFCRRWGISENIRNAGWNKNHTLDVAWVTSVGEHEIFRVNLPSYAERTLPKYAPETEQVCPQHWFAPEFLNFLGIYPQGNVKLNSELENFHQSDSGIVASIKNLETGNTETIEAKYMVAADGARAQIRKQCGVEAIQYHDTQTFQSVVFQAPELASQLGDKNAMVFFLVNPTIQEPLRAVDGKGQYRLILKPKENGEIHDAYEAIKAAISIDTPVEIVSNLPWRLTHRVAKHFRKGNIFFIGDCAHTLSPSGGFGMNTGIGDAVDLGWKLAATIKGWGGENLLDTYETERRPIAVQNLEAANANLKRTQKRGIPPEIASNSPKGEAIRKQMAEGMEKSGVKKEFDAPGIHLGLRYQSPIVIPDGIPPDENNHEWTQSSYPGCRAPHAWLNEKLSTLDLFGHGFTLMCFHSEPTSQIEELTKICDKKQIPLTTHQINNPDIAKLYERAFVLVRPDGHVAWRGNEIPQDVETMIDKVRGALQLAVTI
- a CDS encoding ferritin-like domain-containing protein, translating into MSVLDFPRLHFQGKARIHAPTGYKNGLIDLSDNTCYMNGVPYKENHSASEYHEYLYNKGPKFNSEGKLDENGPFSMAMGWNFGGNGHFSIDAQIISTQREFGKVDENDPVIGRSVDFWGHYNEYVKTSFNRARIFECDPASNWTNTIMLGQLAFGRLGDSNQVPYMVTAPIQGYQLARWQDFDYIRDLPEHILNHEFGKAAVYQFAISKGEEDFLWNDEVNISPTVSLLKEAMQREDVLGLVVQFSISNMSAPVQPDAPSFWELHGTIGLWCKDELKSYPSGRLLIKAGSREQGAAKSAVLGSPQVEQLFKTGGSMSNLTLKLNPQGVSLNMITAIPNVGRSPDAEAGIHKIFSKLDLGDLEIRTVDSNRLVGVIKPEQYNKEAHDLTSGLVDISYCDRWEDLREDVENQGLCIIGTVAGERRVLVKEKEINLQVDDACLFVEFPNFSKGEDNAVEIEVRSFVRGVPQSVQSVYINQFYNPRAFPQLRYQFSKEEGCFHYPKNSELQIVELKPGLQEEKGDFNSSCEISTNKQGRGWFTLRGAKAGTCKILISSSLNEIPRGYDNLDEAEITYDNDNKLGFWNTSGFCAVRVMGDDWHLDDIPQEDVDFNLIYEKVLSFYEASFSFMKAEVFSLADKCKVATYARLMWQMSDPKNKHKTYYMPPTRDMSESQSKLLLKFLQNQQQIGYIPPRSQLQPQQYQDKYQDKYQIKTNVELIKALKQAAELEVAVMLQYIYAGYSVPNYVTGEEYVRRGLWTEEQLHLACGDNKEVDNYGMRGVLMEIAREEMIHFLLVNNILMAIGEPFYPAVPDFKQLNAKFPIDIDFALEPLNALSLQYFMRLEMPDFLNETLVEETIPTSEQLHTYGSLSELYGQIRDGLENIPDLFTVDKNKVGGEHRLFMRDNLNQKHPDYQMQVYDVKSALFAVDVIVEHGEGSQTQSETFAKSHYQKFRQLADALSQEQICVNNKNQSRNGIVKTWNPSYPSLRNPSVSYQDHNSNVVTVPQTRMVMEIFNESYFLMMQLMVQHFNANPQGSLRRSKLMNASIDIMTGMMRPLGELLMTLPSGKRGKTAGPSFEIPTPEYIPDSKIAYQTIANKFEILAKRSYQCEVIPEAVSEMFDFYCNFFEELRSKQK